The genomic stretch ACAATTACAATTTTAGAAATCCCCCATATGGATCCTCTAGACTGACCAACTGATAATCTTGTGTACAAAGCATAAATCCGTATTGAAGAAAGTAAATGCAATGTGTAATTAAACTTCTGAGATCATTAATAGTAAAGGTTTATCATGGTTAGCGGAGTTTTGaccatctatactattaaacgagaagacctcattttgggtgtcgcttctcttctttccacaataaattaatcaacacgcccctgtgtcctataggtacagtgcatagtcgcatttgtcatccatttatatgattattcagatagttattttgggagaaaaacgagaacaAAGGCATCCGGATATGGTCCCGTCactggacgaaattttaagtcagattagacctccggtttgcgtttttctgtatactttgaacatacatatactacgaataaagtgcattttcagaattttatctgctatcattttcaagttaactatccacggcggtcatagagtttattaaatagagagagtctgtatactatatcaatgaccaccatggatcgattagtaaacttagaattgaaagtaaatacactttatttatatagtaatgaatgttcataatatacagataagcgctaaaattattcatgtgaacttttgacaccttttctgaaattctccagtcgttaaatcttttacataattcattgattacaaaaaaaagaagatgtggtatgattgctatgttgcgacaactctccacaagagaccaacatgacacagaaattaacaactataggtcactgtacggtcttcaacaaagagcaaagcccataccgcatactcagcttcaaaaggccccgaaatgacaatgtaaaacaatgcaaacgagaaaactagcggccttatttatgtacaaaaaatgaacgaaaaacaaatatgcaacacataaacaaacgacaaccactgaattacaggttccttacttaaatgttcataacatactaaatgtatgttcatattgaaattgatagaaaaccaaaaataaggAACTTGGAGGgtggagggataaaaaaaaaaaaatttcctgtccccaataacctatgacttatgatacttttgctgaaattctccagtcattcagtattttacaaaattcttccaacaacactttacatactttaaactacgctctgaatgaccgcgatttcgcgggtgtgttctagtatatgtTGAAACTTCCAGCAAGGTCGCTAATGATATAACATCTCCAGTCAGATCTGATTTTTGTTGCATAGGGTGtgcattttctttatatattcaGAATTGCTGAAATGGAATGCTTTTTTACTGGTCAAAACCTAATTGATTTATGATTAAAAGCCAATCCTGAAGGCTATCCCCATGGTACATGTGTgaattattttgaagttaatgGGGTACAAGTAGGAATAGTCTTATTTATTCAATTGTgacattcatttttgtcatgaaaatgtagttttaaatgaaattagcTCCTAGATCGGTGCCCCGATTTGCCTGATTTTCACACACGTTGTTCCTTGACCAGTTATCTTCCacaaacatcaatagaacaaattttatacccaattaaatttagtgatctcttatgaattgaggttgcaaacttcattggaggtttatgagagaatgaaatacaataggaaaaatctgagacacggttttggaggtcaaaatgtgctgtacaagaatctataaaatactTTGGGATGCTATACATAACAAAGAATCTAATTTCATTCAAGTGGCCATCACAGTGTAGCAACTAGTAACATAATAAATAATTATGTAATACTcatttcataatgaaattatcaccatttgaaagattaatctttcttctttctattggtacatttgaaagattaatctttcttctttctattGGTACatcatttataaaattcaaagttGGAATGAAGAAATTACCTCAGTTTATAGTTGTCTGATTGGCgggtgaaaaaatctttgtattgtgctaccttaataatttaaaaaaaaatattgatattgacCTTAATACTTTTGTACCTGAAACTGAAATATGTAGATAAGTCGTATTGAAATGTTTCCTTTTCTATCGATCAGACTTGATGATTAACAGTCAATCATGTGATAATTCACGAAAACTAAACACATGCCATGTGTATTTTAAAAAACATCGTTTTATCATATACCTGTGTTCACAGCTGTTGTCAATTTAAGATAACCTAAACTTGCAAAAGTGGAGCACACACTTGGACAATCTACTTCAAATActaagctttttttttatataaattaaattgaGAAATGGAAACGGAGagggtgtcaaagagacaacaaaatcCACACACAAAGTTCAAATctgtatatataaaagataaaagttAAACCCACGTACTTTTTATGTGTATAAACATTATCGATTTGAGTCACATGTATATGCATGtattacagatttcgttttcgtGTAAACTCATAATAGGATGTATACGTTTCAATAAGGTAAGAAATTTATTACactataaatgttaaaaaaaagatatttgataattatataatattaatttcatgTTGACGTTGCGATTCTGATTCCCTTATTAATAGCGAGACGGTGTAACGTATATAATAATTTTATCCatgtcctatatatatattttatacaacacgtctaaacatcaacccaacaatgttagatctgtaaatttgctttcacaaattttttgttcttccctcgccgggattcgaacccatgctaccgtgatatcgtgacaccaaatcgcctgcactgcagccgtcccgctagaccacactaCCACCTTGGCTCTACcataataaagctttcagtggccgtgtgttacctttcctcgtcagttttaatctagcggcgtactacagtacatgatatataaggcttGGAGATGTTATTGtaacagatcagctcaattatctatagtaaaggatcctacaaattaatataagatacagtcacagaaaataattatatttataagtacgtctgagtcagtgacaactctacaacagatttatccatcggatcgccatcaatgatggtgatacatggctgtgtacattatgtatatacaactcgtctaaacatcaacccaacaatgttagatctgtaaatttgctttcgtaaatattttgtttttccctcgccgggattcgaaccccatgctactgtgataatGATATATAAgtcatggagatgttattgttaacagatcagctcaattatatatagtaaaggatcctaatATATATTTTATCCTATTTAAAGATACAGGAATTGCTTACATTTATGCCATCTTTAACTTAGGCATACCAAACTCTTATTTACATTTTACCAATTTGTTTACTATACATCTTCCTTCATAACTGCTTCTTTGCATATCAAGATCATCTATCATCGTCCATTAAACactgttaaatataaataaaattattgcgTGGTTACCTTGTGTCATAATATTTACACACTTACTTCACACATATTTAGATGTATGTCTATAGCTTCATGTTATTATCTACGTTTCTTTAGTTCCTTCCATCTACCGAATTCTTCACACGAATACCTCTACTTTATCCTACTCTTACTACCATAATCATATATCTGCCTTCCTAACTATTTACGTTTCCTGCGTGTCTGCTCGTTGGCGCTGCTCCATATCTTTATGAACCTATATGCATGCCCACCAGTGTATTTGTCCATCTATTTTCTTGTACTCTCAACTGCCGAGCTTCTTACTTTTTTCGCTCCTACATGCGTATTTACCTGTCGTTATGCATGTTATGCACACTTACCCTCCGTATCTACATATATGCTTCTTCAATCAGTCTTATGCAGATATCTTTTAACCTACATTAGACCCAATGGAAGTTTATGGAATAGCATTAGAATGTATTCAATATTACACACATACATACGGTCTAAAAGTAAAGTGGAGTTTGTGCACAAGGCATCGCTATTAAGGAATTTCGATACAAATtggaaatataattttataaaaaaaaatcaattattatcaCCATCGACAAAATTGTACTAAATTGCATCCAAGAATCAATGCTATGATTTAGTACTAGTTCTGTTAGAATTCGAAGTCCagcttcttttttgtattttagccaAATTGTATTTTTAAACTAACTTGCATAAAGCATAAAATGTGATTTCATCACATTAcaaatgagaaataaaaaaacCTTATATCTTTacgaaacaacaaacaaatatgatataatgCAACAAGCAACAAgaactgaattacaggttcctgacttgggataggcacatgtTGAGGGTTTAAACATTTTCGGAACATCCAATTGTACCTCACTTATAACAACAGTGGTTCAAAACTATACATGAACTATCTGTAcaaaaaagtaacaataaaaatCCAGACAATATAACTAACAGGTACGGTTTTGTAACAGCACAACAGAGGAacaagttaaaatataaaatcagTTGGAAGTAGATTGACTCATCAAATCAATACAAAGCGAAAATCCATTAGACATTTTCCGAAAATCGTATTACAAGCTACATGCATTTTATCATGTAGATATGATTCAAGATATCCCTGCTTGTAGATAACGTCCGCTTTATCGATTTACGTAACACAAGTTTCTAgttaaacattaatatttttagaaaattaacaatGTGCATGTGCATATGACTTTATCAGTTGAAGAACGTACTGAAAACGTCTATTAATATTTTAGGTTAAGATTACAGACGAATGGAGCGTTTGTACTCATAGTTGCTCTGAAACGGAAAGTAGAATTACAAGCTTTCTGCAAGGGAAGAAATTAAATCACTACAACGTTTAAGGTAAcctacatttgtttttttatctctTCTATTTcctatttgttatatttatttatcttatttcattatagatataaaacGATGTACCAATTAGCATGATTAGACAACTCTTCATAATGGATAGATCATGTAGATAACTCAGATATTATCTTGATGCATGcgcaatattttatatttcatatgtaAGATTTGTTTTTCGATTAACATAATGATCAGCATATggcttattttaattttgtaaatgactGAAGATTTATATACTAGTACACTTGTGTATTATTGATACCATTTATGAATAACGATGTGTGATTTTATGTAATTTGACAAACAATCACCACAGAATTGCATATATATTTCATGATCAATCAAACATCATCTCTTAGACTTGGCACAATTATTGGATatatgatgttttgtttttaaaattcacTGTCCCTGCGTTTGGGATGCATTCGTTTTTTAGTCCTCCAGTAGAAAACCATTCACACGTTTCTTTGTAGGTATCTCCTATATCTCAAGTTATCTACACATTATTTTGTCATCTAATCTATCCGTGTACTTGTTTATTTGATTACATAGTACATACTTTTCTGTAGGGTTAACCTTTTTGTTGTCATCTAAacaaagtggttttttttatattgttatacgTCATTTACACCACCTCTACTTAACTACCTCCTTGAAAATTATTTAATGTCCATCTTTTATTATGTATGAATAAAAGATATCATAACATGTCTACCTGTTAGcctattttaaatattatcacACATTCTTTACACATATATTGGTTGAATCATATGATACGATTTTATGTCATATGGTCTCTCCAGCAGCATGTAAAGTAATTCTGGAATACTTTTtgtcttctcttatatttgatgtgtttccctcagttttagtttgtaacccggatttgttttttcacaatcgatttatgaatttctaacagcggtataccactgttgcctttatttaatacttTTGAAAGCATAGAGGACAGAAAATGACTTAAACATAACTCCTTCTTTGAAAGAAATGATTTACTTGTTTCAAGGATGAAGAAATGAAATCTTCCATAGTACAATTGTAATGTATGTGTAATTCTTAAATTACCCTACATGTATGAAAGGTAAACAAAATCTAATTgatttaattagtaaaattaaaataaactacaTGCACATataaaagcaaaagcaaaggaaCACTTTTAAATGccgttcttcatctcaaagtcacgtTTACTTGGATGGTGATTGATGTACATAATTTGTAAActgaaatcaaattaaaagatGCCAATAAAGGAGACAACATTTCTCTATGACATCGTGATTGTATCAATCCTTTTCAGATTCAGCTGACAACATGTCTGACAGTCTCTGTACCAAAGCACACAAGCTTGAAAAAAACTTAAATGAATGGATAAAGTGTAAAGATGAGGCTGTGAAGGAATTAAAAGAATTGGCAGTAAATCTAGACGATCATTTCCAAAAGATATGCAAAGCAAAAATTGCTGGATCAACTACTTCTCTTGGTGGCGGAATATTGGCTGTTGTAGGATTTGGATTGTCATTTGTGACATTTGGAGCTTCATTAGGTCTCACTATAGCAGGTaagtactaaaaaaaatatttgtgcatAAGATATTGTTACATTTTAAAATCCATAAGAAATTGTATTTTAGTCAGTTTACTACAGAAATCAGTGccctttaacttcgtactttatttggctttttaatcGTTTTCtaattcgagcgtcaccgatgagtcttttgtagacgaaacgcgcgtctggcgcaaatacaaaaaaatcaatatgtgATGAGTTTATTAGGAAAATATGTAGCAGAAGATGTTTATGTTCTAAACAGTTTACATAGCAACTTACTGTCAAATTGATTGCAATAAACTAAGTTGtcgaatatgaaaataaaaaaaacccattatgCTTACACTTGAAATCAAGAATGGAGactggaatgtgtcaaagatacaacaacccgaccaaaggacAGAAAGCAGTCGAAGGCCATTAATAAGTCTTCAACACAGCTAGAAGATCCAGCACCCGGAGGGGGTCTTCTAAATAATTAGGGTTATATTGTTGTTTGAATTTTACAATTTAATACATTGCATATCACTTGTAATACATTATAAAAACGTTATCAATTTCTTATCATTATTATAGGTAGTGTAATAGCAGGAGCTGGGGGAATAACGGTTGGAGGATCCATGATTACAGACGCCATGCTTTCAAAGCAAAGAAGAGAGTCAGCACAAGCTATTTTAGATAAGTACAATGAGCTTGTTGAAATTATTAAAGAGGAATGCATTGAGATAGGTGAAATGCTTAAAGAAAAAGATGGGAATATGGAACAGTATCCACATTGGATGGATTTTTGGAGCAAGCTAGCTTTCGGAGCTGGTACGACAACCAAGTGTATAACATGGGATATATTAGCAAAGACAATATTAGCTTCATTACGTATAACCGCGTCATACGCCGATGATGCTTTGGCCGTTGGTGCAAGAGCAGGCGCTTCTGCTTTTCGAACAATTGGATCCACTGCTGGACAAGGTCTGCATATTGCCGGTGGTGTTGTAGGTATACTTGTTATGCCTCTAGACATTTACACTCTTGTTGATTCCGCTATTGATATCCATAAGAATAATCCACATAAGGTGTCTAGTAAAATAAGAGAATGGGCTGACCATATCGACAAATCATGTCCAACTAAATGGGATATTGAAGTTATGATGGACCAAACATTCCAGCAACAGTTATGTTTTCAAATAATGTAAATGACTGATAGCTATTAAGATACTAGTACTAGTATTTGGAATTGATGGTTGAGTGACCTATGGGTTTTTGAATCGTTTGACATATATTAAAAATACGagttatataatttattaaatgcataaaataattttacagcAACTAGTTACAAAAGCTATCTAGTGTATGTGTACTTCCTTTGGTAATATTTCacccgtttgatgtgtttgagcttttgattttcccatttgaaAGGGACATTTACGTTATGAATTTATCTCGGACTTCGGTATTTACGTTATTACACTTTTGTATGATACAACAGTGCatatctgatatgttccttatgtagTAACTACAAT from Mytilus edulis chromosome 7, xbMytEdul2.2, whole genome shotgun sequence encodes the following:
- the LOC139481519 gene encoding apolipoprotein L3-like, with the protein product MSDSLCTKAHKLEKNLNEWIKCKDEAVKELKELAVNLDDHFQKICKAKIAGSTTSLGGGILAVVGFGLSFVTFGASLGLTIAGSVIAGAGGITVGGSMITDAMLSKQRRESAQAILDKYNELVEIIKEECIEIGEMLKEKDGNMEQYPHWMDFWSKLAFGAGTTTKCITWDILAKTILASLRITASYADDALAVGARAGASAFRTIGSTAGQGLHIAGGVVGILVMPLDIYTLVDSAIDIHKNNPHKVSSKIREWADHIDKSCPTKWDIEVMMDQTFQQQLCFQIM